A section of the Oryza sativa Japonica Group chromosome 1, ASM3414082v1 genome encodes:
- the LOC4326587 gene encoding CASP-like protein 4U1 → MGETPRTPAPDRPPPPVPVRVPVPEPQPEPETPQASPSPPPAPDPPTPLLFPESAPSTPREEYHTPPPSLDEARDEALVPHQEGVVDVNGGSEAAAKSPQLSPVRLQVSPSPHRLLPPAPGSPAVNGEDGAAGTAQGRRPGRPQLHLATGRLFRTPSQGSLAMSSPSPSPTPPSPLTPAPATTAPAPTPTAKSKSGQNTPKHKEALKPPATPVATAIAIPFNPAEEAMTSPLRIGNGKAARLDHQHGPVAGAAENGGDVPPEVAAVAAVGERRTTSVALRVATAVLSLVSFALMVSARTSGWAGDHYGRYEQYRYAVGVNIVVCIYSIAQAFGEIRRLVSPRFLFRSTSSYYFSLFLDQVLAYLLMSASSAAASRNDLWMSSFGKDPFNKKINSAVWFSFIAFIGLATNSLISTANLFSMI, encoded by the exons ATGGGCGAGACCCCGCGTACCCCGGCGCCGGataggccgccgcctcccgtgccggtGCGCGTTCCCGTGCCAGAGCCCCAGCCCGAGCCCGAGACGCCgcaggcgtcgccgtcgccgcctcccgcgcccgaTCCGCCGACGCCGCTGTTGTTTCCGGAGTCggcgccttcgacgccgcgcgaGGAGTaccacacgccgccgccgtcgctggacGAGGCGCGTGACGAGGCGCTGGTGCCTCATCAGGAGGGCGTCGTCGACGTCAACGGGGGATCGGAGGCCGCCGCCAAGAGCCCGCAGCTCTCGCCGGTGCGGCTCCAGGTGTCGCCCTCGCCCCACCGGTTGCTCCCGCCTGCGCCGGGCTCTCCCGCCGTCAACGGTGAAGATGGCGCCGCCGGGACGGCGCAAGGCCGCCGTCCGGGACGCCCGCAACTTCACCTCGCGACGGGCCGCCTCTTCCGGACGCCGTCGCAGGGGTCCCTCGCCATgtcgtcgccctcgccgtcgcctacgccgccgtcaccgctgaCTCCAgcgcccgccaccaccgcgcccgcaCCCACGCCCACGGCCAAAAGCAAGAGCGGGCAGAACACGCCGAAGCACAAGGAGGCGTTGAAGCCGCCGGCCACGCCCGTCGCGACGGCGATCGCGATACCGTTCAACCCGGCCGAGGAGGCCATGACGTCGCCTCTGCGGATCGGCAACGGCAAGGCCGCGCGGCTCGACCACCAGCACGGGCCCGTGGCAGGGGCGGCGGAGAACGGAGGGGACGTGCCGCCAGAGGTGGCGGCCGTGGCCGCCGTCGGGGAGAGGAGGACGACGTCGGTGGCGCTGCGAGTGGCCACGGCGGTGCTCAGCCTGGTGTCCTTCGCGCTCATGGTCAGCGCGCGGACGTCCGGCTGGGCCGGCGACCACTACGGCCGCTACGAGCAGTACAG GTACGCCGTCGGAGTGAACATCGTCGTCTGCATCTACTCGATCGCGCAAGCGTTCGGCGAGATTCGCCGCCTGGTTTCGCCGAGGTTTCTTTTCCGGAGCACCTCGAGCTACTACTTCAGCCTCTTCCTGGATCAG GTGTTGGCGTATCTCCTCATGtcggcctcgtcggcggcagcgTCCCGCAACGATCTGTGGATGTCGAGCTTCGGCAAGGATCCGTTCAACAAGAAGATCAACAGCGCGGTGTGGTTTTCCTTCATCGCGTTCATCGGACTCGCCACCAACTCTCTCATCTCCACGGCCAATCTCTTCAGCATGATATGA